TCTGCTTGTCGAAGGGATTGCTCAGCCAGCGCATCGGGGCATAGGAGGGTGGTCGTGAGGTCTAGCCTAGAGAACGAGGAGAGCGACGGTGATGTTCTGCTGCCAGCGAGCTCACCGGGAGTGACTCTCTAACCCTTATCGACAAACAGATCTGGATGGGCGGAGAGGGGTGGGCGTGGCGGAGGATGTGAAAGGGCACAACGGGGTGGTGCCACCAGTAGGGGGAGGAAGCAGTGGTGGCAGTGaggttgagggtgatgcgctctAGGCTGTCTAAGAGCACGTTCAATGGTGGACATGAATGTCACGGGGCCGGTGACAGTGCTCGGTGCGCTTTAATGTGGGGAGCGTGGCGAACTTTGAACTCGAGGCGACATATGGGCTCGCCCCGGATGGTGATCCGCAAGCGATGTGTCGGCATTTGTGGTGTGAGGGGAGAAAGGAGCGTGAAAGGAATTGAGAAAATTATGGGAGGTCTTTAGGTATCTTGCTTGTTAGGCTGACATCATTTGACTGTGGAGATGTGAAACTAGAACCAATGGCAGTGGTGGGTAATTAGGACGTTAAACATGGTGAGGTGCTCACCATTGGGACGATATGAATTGTTGGATTAACACAGATGTATGGCCGAGATCAATTGGGTCTGTCCCTTTGGGTCTTCTTATAATattggtatagatatagatgcTCCGAGACACTTATCTGAAGCAATTATAGGTTGTGTAGTTTGCTTTCCACTGCTAGTGTAAGAATATTAGCTAACTCTACTGGTCTATCTCTTCTTTTAATTACGAGATATGATCTTGGAGGACAAGTCTAGGTCGATTTGTACTGTGTATATATGTCCCCAACATACATGAATACGATGCGCTGCATATTCTCCAAATCTTCCCAGTCCACATGGTATCCGCAACCATGTCACCACCACCCTTGATTTCGTCGAGTCGAATTTCTCCATCTGTTAGACCTTCAACCTCACCTAACGCAAGCTTGGCCTCACCAACCATGTCAACGGCTCCGTTGATGGCGCCATGATGCTCGGTGATGTTAAGTGGACTCAGATCGACTGCTGACATAGCCGAGCACGTGTGAACCGCCATCACCTCCCTCTTCCTCGACAATCACCTCCAACGCGCCATCTTCACTAAACGAGAGTTCCACAATCTCGTCCAAGGTGATTTGTTCGTCACCGCGTTCTCCGGTCGTTTCAAGTGTCTTGCTGAGACCCTGCGTGACTCGGGCTCCCCCGTTGTCGACCAGGACATGCTGCTCACCTTCATCAATGGGCTCAACGGCAACTTCGACCACTATCAACCTGACCAGCCTCACCTTTGCTTGTGCCCACGGCACCCTGCTCTAGTAAGAACCTCGCCTCGCCCATGGCGCTAACCATGTGCAGTGGCCCTTGTCGCTAATCGCTCTTGCCACGCACCCGCTGCTTCGCCTGCTTCCTATCCCGTCGCGCCTTCCTCTTGTGATTGCGGCAAGTGAGGGAAGAAGAAACCATCCCAAACTACGTTCGGCTCCAACCCGGTGGCTCCTGACACGCGAGCTGCTCCAACGCTAGCGTGGATCACCGATGCCTACCCACCATCTGACATGTTCCAGGCATGGCCACCCAACAGGCACGTACCAGGTGCCGTTCTACTCGGGCCTTGTCCCGGCGTCTCTTTGCCACACGGCCATGACACGCAGCTAGGACAGCAGGGCTTTGCCTTCGCTCCTCCCTACCAGGGTTATGGTCCTTCACCACCACAAGCACAACCAACGGCATGGGACCAGACACAACTTCACGCCGCCCTCAACAACCTCTCCCTTCAAGGCGGCGGGTCCAACTGGTCCCTTGGCAGTTGGCACCTCGCATATGGCAAACAACCCCGGTATCCTCTCTCACTCCACACTCTTTTCTACCCCTAGCTTCATCGTTGCTAATGCCAACTCCCTTCCGATCACCCATACCGGTACCACCTCCCTTCCATTTGTTCTTTTCTACTTCACCTTCACAATGTCGTCATCACTCATAATCTTATTAAAAGTTGATTTTTGTTTGTTACTTCACTCCTGAGAATCCTGCCACCGTTAAAATTTGACAAATATGTTTTTCTATTAAGGACTTGCATATACGATCAGTGATTCTCCGATGTGATTGCCCCAATGAACTTTATGCCCTCGTGTACGGGCCTCAGTCTCTTCTTGCTAGCACCTCCGAGCTTTGACTTCAACGACTTGGGCATCCAGGACATGACCCCTCTTGAAAACGATTTGTCTTtcgagttctcttataataagaTCCCGTCTATGAAATGTCATGCTTGTAGATTGGGGAAGCACGTTCATTCACCCTTTAAACAATCAGATTCTCAAGCTAGTTTTCCCTCTGCTCTTATGCGTTGTGATGTATGGACTTCACTTATAAAGAGTGTTCCGGGTTTCCAATATTTTTTTCTCAAGAAAACTCAAAAGAATTTGTGTTTCATTTCATTGAGCAGGAAGACATCGGGGATACAACCTCCAGAAAGGAGGGACACGCAGTGAATTCGCCTGCTGGGTCGGCCGTTTCGGCTGTCATCACAGTGAATTTGCTTGCCCCGCAGCGGATTCCCCTGTCGCGCCCGCTCGCGCCCACTGGTTGGCTGCTTCACCCAACTCGGCTGCCATGGCAGCAACCGACCCTGGCTTTGGCAGCAGCGCCACTGCACCAACCACGACAACCTCCAGCTCTACTGTCAAGCTCGTTGCCTCGTCACCTTCGCCGTCTGCACCCCCCATGCTGATTGCACCGACGCGTGATCTGGGGTTGTGGTCCTCCGACGTGTTCGTGCACAGTGCACACCATAGCCATGTGCGCTCGTCATGGGGTTATTTAGCCGAACTGCCGCCGCCACCGATGTTGCATCTTATCTCCCTGTCTCTGCTACCCTCCCCTGCTCGTGCTGCACTTCGCAACCCCACATGGTGTGCTGCGATACATGATGAGTTCAATGCATTGCAGGCTAACTGCACATAGATACTTGTGCCTCGTCCTTGTGGGGCCAACATCACCACCGGCAAGTGGGTATATCTGCACAAGCTTAATAGATGGCTCTTTGGATTGCTACAAAGCTCACAGGGTTGTACGTGGCTTCACACAACATGCTGGCGTGGACTTTGGTGAGACCTTCGGTCCCGTGTGGGTCTTGCCATTGGCCAGTATACCAGCTTGATGTCTCCAATGCCTTCCTGTATCGGGCACAAGCTTAAACCCAAGGCCTCGGCTGCCTCTGGAGATCTCATGTCTGATGCTACCTTCTACCGAAGTATTGCAAGAGCTCTTCAATACGTCACCTTGACACGACGGGACAGTGCATATATTGTTCAGAAAATTTGTTTGCACATGCATGCTCCACGAGATGCTCACTGGGGGGTGATCAAGAGATTGCTTCGCTATCTTCGTAGCACTACATCTCACGTCTTCAGCTTACTGGTAGCTCCTCCACCGCGATTGCCGTCTAGCGCGGTGCTGATCGGGCCGGCTGCCCGGATACTGGCCACTCTACATCTGTTTTTTTTCCGTCTATGTCAGCGACTCTTTGGTGTCATGGTCCTCCAAATGACAACACACGGTTTACCGTTCTAGTGCTGAAGAAGAACATCGGTCCCCAATGCTGTGGCAGAGTGTTGTTGGCTTCGTCAACTACTTGGTGAGCTCCACTGCACCATCGACAAGGCCTCCGTGATGTTTTGTGACAGTGTCTATGCTGTCTACTTGTCAGCTAACCCAATTCATCATCGCCACACAAGCATATTGAGTTGGATATCCATTTGTCCGCGAAAAGGTGTCCCTTGGACAATTTCACGTTGTTCATGTTCCGACCACTCACCAATTAGCCGACATCATGACCAAGAGACTTCTGACTGACTTCATTCAAAGCTTTTCGACGGTTTCTTGGCATCCAGTCTGGTGATGCTTCGAATGCtctgtgtgtgtgggtgggtgggtggggggtggggggtgTTAAGAATATTAGCGTATCACATGCGATCACGTAGGATCGTTTCCTTCCTAACTAACTCTCATGGTCTATCTCTTCTTTTAATTGCGAGATATGAACTTGGAGGACAAATCTAGGCCTGTCTGTACTGTGTATATATGTCCCCAACATACATGAATACGATTAGCTGCACATTCTCTAAATGTTCCGAATCTACAGCCATCATTATGCTATATGTGTATAACCACCATATCGAGACACCAGTTGGATATAGAAAAAGTTTCACCTAGAGAACATGAGAAAATACATGCAGTGTCATATTGGTACGCGGAGTACTACTACAGCAACAGAACCTTTTGTCCCAACCAAGTTGAAGTAGGCTAGAGATGAAACCTAACAGAAACCTGTGAGAACCCAGAAGAGAAAAGAGAAAGTACAAGTAAACAAAGTAAATGTACCGTATATTAGAGGAGAAAATTGCAAGCTAGAGTTTCTTTTTCTTTGGCGGTAGTAATGTGATCAGAACCTGCCACCTAGCCTCATTAATCTTGTTTCAAATGGCAGTTTCTGAGATTGCAAAGATGTTATCAGCTTTAGACTTGTATTGGCAACGGGATATCCATTAGGAGTCAAGCTGCATCTCTGCAAACTATTCTCATTCAGCTTAATTTGGAGGGTTAGGTTTAGACACTCGGCAGTGAAATTTTGCTGCTCGAAGGCTTAGCACATCatgtcggattcggggttccgcagactcttgagaggttcgaactctggggtgcgggCGAAGAACTCTCTCTTCCTAGTCTGCCTGCTCAtggtttatcgacgctgcagggacggacccgagcacagacgccgtgcccagtcttctctgcgaaaatcctgaagaaagacaaccggcgcgcggctcccgtggtggcGAGGCACCAAGTCGCGCGCCCTAGCTCGTCCGCTCGcaattagctcatgcgagaacaaggcaccaaggaccaTGGCAGGTGACGTACATGGGAGCtggcccgcgagccagagcttAGCCTCTTAGATTtagcgacgctgcagggacggatccaagcacagacgccgtgccagcCCTTAGTCATGAGGCGGTTGTGGGTGGATCCGCAAGGGCGTATGACGTTCATGGTATCGAAGTACCGTGCAGGCATATAATAATCATAAAGCAACTCGTGGgaagaggtaaagctagttcggatagatgcaagaacgatgcatgccgcagggacagacccacgcggcctggggatgatgcagcccaaggggcaCCCCCACAGAGCGACTGGAAGATGCAAGAaagatacatgccgcagggacaagCCCATGCGGtctggggataatgcagcccgaggggcgcccccaacggaataaaccggaaaatgtcacctggcaccgttgctgaAGAGGTGTTGAAGTAGCTGGAGACGCGTGTTGAAGGgctgctcctcacgagccgcctgggtcctaaacctcgggaggctctggaggCTCGGGAGGCTCGTGAAGAACCGTCGCCATCTCCTGGAccgcgtggtgcctggcctcctgagccgccatgATGCTTCGCAGGCGGCGCTGGTAGGTAACAGCCGcgctcggcaggccgaagggcatgcaaacgtagctgtgaggtggaccctcacaacgaccaacgcgcgaaggccagaagcgctcctgggatgcggctctgttgagccctggaatgttgaCGCAGACGCGTAGCTCACTGTCCTTGCCAGGACAAGGGGCCGTGCCTGGTGGTAGGCGGCGGTCGTCGCGCATGGCTCTCGCCTCCTGAAGCTCCTCGGTTGCCTTGtggatgaactcctgagcacctggcACCCCGTGCCTTGTGCCCCCGTGAGGGAAGCGTGCGAtgaagcatgcctccatgtggtgcccgagcgcatccctcgtgacgttggctaagtcaaaggccctccagaagagagcccccgagcccagcctaaggagggcgccgggcgcgccttcctatgcgagggagggaggcgccccatccgtgggcgcaggtcctgaggtggtgcggctggagacatcgctctcctgaggctcttggcggagctgctgcttcttcttgaggacagcctcaggagggtagatggCGCCTTCGTGGTCTGGGTCTTCGATCgccgcagcctggtaggcgcgctcgagggagcacaccgcgtccttctcctcacaggcgatcgtgatgatgtcgcggttccctggcatcttgaggatgttgtagccatggtgggtcaccaccatgaacttggccagggccggatatccaaggatggcgttgtacggaagACCGacgtgggcgacgtcgaagtcgatgagctcggtgcggtagttgtcgcgttgGCCGAAgttgacggggaggcggatctgccctatcgaagtggtggagccatcggtcactcctgagaagggcttagTGGGCTGCAGCTGATCATCTGGCACTTGGAGACGGTCGAACGtctcgatggaaagaacattgagccccgcaccgccatcgatgagggtcttggtgacaaggacatTGCTGATAACGAGCGAGCAGagcattgggagggcgccagcagtCGCCGCGtacttgagctggtcggacgagctgaaggtgatggtgcacttgggcCACCTGAGTGgacgcgtggcctcgagcctggggagggccgcgttcacttcacgagcgaactgcttgaagatgcgttgggaggctggggcctgagcgtcACCCAAGATGCACGCGATGGcgcgaggctcctggaagcccccagccccctcgtcctggtggtggtcgttgttccttcttggtggtggtggcagcggagggaggccggcattgccctgaggagtcctcacgaggctggtctctccaggcgccctcgcgaggctggccttgccagcggtcctcacgaggctggtcgcgccactcctgcgGGAACCGCGGTCGTCCCAACGTCCTCCACTTCtgcctcctccacggccgtagcctcggtcgttgcgctcggggcgtcgaccgaggcgcccatcgcgaatggccctgagctcctaacaatcattggtgttgtggctgtgtacgttgtggaagacgcagaatgGACGGCTGCCCTTGAACGATTCtgggtggtcgcagccgcgcttcatTTCTAGTTCAGCCGCGAGCACGGcaacccccttgcgcttcacgtccttggccttggccgtCTTGTCTTCTGGGTTGGCCGCTGGAgttcgaggagggagaggcgcccttcctcagctctcgcgcacttggttgccttgttgaacatctccagagccgtgcacaggtcctcatggatggcgagctccttcttcatcttgacatcgcggacgccatcggagaacgccgagatgatggcttcgtccgaaaccttggggatcttgtggcgaacgctgttgaagcgctagatgtacttctgcagggtctcccctgactgctgcttgatgcgccgcaggtcacccgcggcaggcgggcggtcgcgcgtgccctggaagttggcgacgaaacgctcgcgcatctcgccccaggaggagatcgatcccgcgggcagattcaggagccacgagcgcgcgccatccttgagggccatgggaaaccagttcgccatgacctttttGTCGCCgctggccgcctcgatgctcagctcatagagctgcaggaactccgcagggtcaggggtgccgtcgtagcgtggaggcaggtcgggcttgaacttgcccggccagacgacgctgcgtagctcaggggtgaaggcgcggcggCCCGCTGTGGTCACCGGAGCCCGTCGTGGAGGTCGAGCCTGACCTTGGTGCTCACGCGCCACCACCGCAGGCGACGCGTGGTCTTGACGTGGTGGTGGAGGGAGCGCTGGAGCACCTTCTTGCGGCCGTTGGACCTCCAGGCAGCTTTCCTCTTCACGTGCGGGCACCCTGCGCGATGGGTCGCGCCGCGGGGCCGCGCGTCTTGGACCGAGGGCGACGTCCTGACagggaggtggcggaggcgcttCATGGGCTACGTCGCCCGCAGCAGGAGGCGGGCAAGGTAacgagagggacggtgcaggcGAGCCCCCAGCCGCGCTGActagctcggcgatgcggtccagccagtcttcgtaaaggtcgtcgactgggcggtagcgcaggagctcacgcGCCATGAGCAATGTAGCCTGCGCCTTCGTCGGGCCgtgacgagcgtgggacgacgagccggccggagtGAGCGACGAGGTGGCGGTGCGTCCGCCCCGCCGCTCGGAGGGGTGCAGCGACGAAGCTTGCTGCTCGTGCCCCGCCGGGCcgatggcggcgttggcggcgggtgatgaagaacgacggggaggcccgccaaCGGGCGACGCGAGTGGCGAGAGCGGCTCGacgctcagcacgggctcgacgAGCATCAGCCATGGAAACAGTGGAGCAGCGGCGAGTCGATCGACGGAAGAGAGACTtcaacgcacccctacctggcgcaccaaatgtcggattcggggttccgcagacccttgagaggttcaaactctgggatGCGTGCAAAGAACTCCCTCTTCCTAGTCTGCCTGCTCAATGATTCCACAGCCTAACTCGACGAACCCAAGGGACAAGGGACAcaacagtttatcctggttcgggccaccttgcggtgtaataccctactccagctttgtggtggattgcctcgaagGGCTGAGAATGAACTAGcacagtggatgaacagcctcaggaggtgaggtgttcttgagctcgatgagctggtgaggtggttTGGGAGGAATCGATCCGTcctcctctatggtggtggctaagtcctatttatagtggccttggttctcttcccaaatgtaggcgggaagggatcctacaacggccaaatttgaagggggacaattagtacaagctatcctgacaaaagtagtcttcgtctgcaaaaggctctgatggtgacgctgcagtgggctccgcgatgaccttcgtcctgtcgtcctggtggtcttggtcttgttgcaccgatatggaaacctttagctgattcctcgggaccctgcgcctgcgcttgcctccttagcaccaaagaggaaactggtacactgcggccgctggcgcccgcctggccttggtcgtcatggctcacgtcacatgaACCTtgcgaggtgcaccttgcatagatatctccgctctaCGGgggccagcctagtgaggccgcccctcagggaggtcttggtgtcgtccgcctcgcgaggcttggcccctcgcgagggtcttgggttgttgttgctgaagctgggccataccgggccgtcgacggagccacgccatgggccgcaggcaggcaagtctgggcacccccgttcccaggacgccgacacatCACTGTTGGAACATTTTATTAGAATCTCTAGGTTCAACTTGTGCTTTATTGAGCTTTATGATTCCCGTTGTATTAAGGATTTCCTAAGTCCTAAGTAGATGCTATGCCTTCTAATTCTTTTTCCGTTGATATATTCATTATGGTTGGGAAATGTAGTTAAATGCTGCTTCCGTTTTTCCTGCTTACTTTGTAGGAAGGATTTGCATTCTCACACTGCACAACATGCAAAGCTCAGTTCCATCTTCGAGTGGAAACTCTGGAAGATAACTCATGGCGCAAAATAAAGTTCCGGCTCTTCGTGGCAAGAGATGTTATACTTGGTTTTCTTGCAGTTCAAATTGTAAGCTCTAAGATTTGAAAACATTTCTTTTTTGATGCCTTTTCTTCATTAATTGAAATCCAATATCTTTGTTTCTAAAGATGCTCTTATTTAGTACTGTTGCACAACTGGGAATACTTATGCATAATAAGTCTGTATAATATAATTCAGAAAATGCCCCCCTGAGGCATTCAGAGTTACATTTTCAAATTGATACCACATGTTTAATGTACAAACTAACAAAAAATATAAATTATTTTTTTGAACGGAATGATTCTTATTATTGGCATTTCACTCTCCAAGCAATGCCAATGCACTCTTTATTTTGAGAATACACATACTGATGTACTATTAAAATATTAGGGCATTTTTTCAATCCAAATTCAGGCAGGGGAAATAATTATTTGCATATATTTTCATTTTGTGCAGACTATTGCTATCATTAGTGCAATTGCATACTTTCTAGACAGGGACGGAAGTTTCCGGAATAGTTTCAGTGATGGTTGGGATCGTATCTTGTCAAAGCATCCAATACCGTTCTACTACTGCATAGGTATTGGAATAACACCTTTCTGTCATAATGATGCATATGTACCATTTATATTAGTCAGCAAAACTTTTGGTTACAGCAACATAAAACTGCTGTTATTGAATTAACCTAACGTTTTATCTGTTGATGTTCAAGGGGTTGTGGTTTTCTTTGTGCTGCTTGGATTTTTCGGGTTGATAGTGCACTGCTCGTCCTTGAACGACAATCAAGATCCGTGCTTAGCTGGGTGCCGGAACTGCTGCTATGGTTGGGGCATCCTGGACTGTCTCCCTGCTTCTTTGGAGGCCTGCTTTGCCCTGGTGGTGCTCTTCATCGTCGTTTTCGCTATCCTTGGGATTGCATACGGTTTCCTCGCGGCGACTATGGCCGTCCAGAGGATCTGGCAGAGACATTATCACATCCTGACCAAAAGAGAGCTCACAAAGGCAAGAGGCCGCCTCACACTGGTCGAGCTATTTCCCTGGGGCAGCATCATTCTTTCAGATTATGAATTCAGTTTCATTCTTTTTCGCATGCAGGAATACGTAGTGGAAGATCTGCACGGCAGCTACTCGGCCCCGAAGCTTGAGCCAGAGCACGAGGAGCGGCTGAAAATGCTGAAGCTACTGTAGATGGCCCATCCGCATCAAGACCACTGTAAATCCCGCCTGTATTGCTGTGGGCCGAAAGAGTGTTGGTGAGTTGGATCGCCTGTGAAAGAAAATGCTGACGCGATTAAACTTGTAGCTTTCTGAATCGAAatcctgcccccccccccccccccccccccctttttttTAACAAATGAATAAAATTTGCTCCATGCACCTGGTTCTGATCTAGTTTTCTGATTCCACTACCTTGATGTTGCATACATCACAGTTTTATGCTCCATACATCTTTCACAACAAAGAATATGTAAGTTTGAGGCTGGTCTGAAAGTCAGCGAAGACGTTTGTCGGGAGGCCTTTGATGAAGACAGAGGCAAACTGCGACGCGCTCGGCACGTGGAGAGCATGAACTCACCAAGGGAAACGCGCTCATAGATGAAGTGAAGATCGATTTCCACATGCTTGGTGCGTTGGTGCTGAACGAGATTGCTTGACATATACATGGCGTTCATGTTGTCACACGTGGCTATACATGGCGTTCACGTTGTCGCACGTGGCGCGGCGGTGGTCGACGAATCTTGATGAGAAGTTGTCGAAGCCACACAGCCTCAACGACGGGTGTTGGCAATGCCCTTGTACTCCACCTCAGTGCTCGATCGCGAGACAATGTTTTGGCATTTCGACGACCAGCTGACGTGGTTGGAGCCAAGGAACACAATAAAGCCATACGTAGATTTGAGGGTGTCTGGGCACCCAACGCAATCAGCGTCCCAGTACGCCGTTAAATTGCCATCGGAC
This sequence is a window from Aegilops tauschii subsp. strangulata cultivar AL8/78 chromosome 7, Aet v6.0, whole genome shotgun sequence. Protein-coding genes within it:
- the LOC109763774 gene encoding uncharacterized protein, which codes for MDRSEEETIMSDSDPLLDRNDQSGSLPQLSPPQPATVTVLEIEDEETDGSYAACCRICLEAESEIGDELISPCMCKGTQQFVHRSCLDHWRSVKEGFAFSHCTTCKAQFHLRVETLEDNSWRKIKFRLFVARDVILGFLAVQITIAIISAIAYFLDRDGSFRNSFSDGWDRILSKHPIPFYYCIGVVVFFVLLGFFGLIVHCSSLNDNQDPCLAGCRNCCYGWGILDCLPASLEACFALVVLFIVVFAILGIAYGFLAATMAVQRIWQRHYHILTKRELTKEYVVEDLHGSYSAPKLEPEHEERLKMLKLL